A window of Spirochaetae bacterium HGW-Spirochaetae-1 genomic DNA:
GTGCTTGCTGTCTTTTATCGGATCAAATTTTTCAATATTTCTTGCTAATGCCAGAACTTGCATTCCCTGTAATAACAGTTGAGTGACAACGTTAAAACCTGTTGCTCCATTTGCTCCCAATACGAGGACTTTCATATATGTTATCTCCTTCTGAGACACCTTTTGGCATATGGTTTTTTATATAATTTATCACTTCACTTAACGTTTCTTCGTCAGGTGCTGTTTTTTTGGGCATTTACATAAAAAGAATTAAGAATCAAGCTGCTGAAATGCTTTTCTAAATTCTAATGGTTTGGAAATTTCAGAAAATTTTTCTTTTGTTCCGCCAGTACCAACAACTGTTATAGTTCCATAACCTAAAATACGACCCAAAATACTTTGATCAACATTAACTGACTCAACTTTCGAGAGATTTAATTCAATTGTTTTTCTGCGAATTAAACCTACCTTAATTATTATTCGTTTATTTGTAATTGCAAATTCACTTGTTTTTAACTTAATTATTGGAGCAATAAACAATGTTAATAATGACTTTAAGGATATAAAAATTATCCAATGACATCTTACTTCAAAGATAACTGAT
This region includes:
- a CDS encoding MFS transporter permease, translating into MGKYVNNNLANGESVIFEVRCHWIIFISLKSLLTLFIAPIIKLKTSEFAITNKRIIIKVGLIRRKTIELNLSKVESVNVDQSILGRILGYGTITVVGTGGTKEKFSEISKPLEFRKAFQQLDS